A stretch of DNA from Scatophagus argus isolate fScaArg1 chromosome 23, fScaArg1.pri, whole genome shotgun sequence:
GCTCCACTCCTCTGGTGCTGGCCAAGAGACGCGGCGTCAACAAGGACGCCATTCGTCTGCTGGAAGgcctggaggagcaggaggtgaaAGGCTTCAACAGAGGGCCCCACTCCAAACTGGAGAGCATGCAGATGGCCGACAGCGAGAGGTAAGCGCTTCCTGTTCCGCAGCAACAAGGGTGGAGGCGTGCAGACGTGTCCGTGACGTGTCAGCTTCTTGTGTGTTAATGTGATAAGAATCTCTGGTTTTTCTGGgtccaggacacacacaggaccCACCCCAGTGTGggtcctgtgtgtgtcctgattTATGCAGGGCTTCTGCAGTTGCAAAGAAACCAGAGAGGCAGGAGAACTGATGAGACTGAAAACTTTACAGCAGACAGTAgtgaggaaacaaaatgaacattcaCATTCCTTCACATAGCTGAAGGCgacagaaatgcacacagaacATTAAAAACCAAACTTCTCAGTAATCCAGCAGACTGAGATatcagttgtgtttctgtggtttgagGTTTGGGACAGTTTGTGTCACcagctttgtctttctgctCCCTGATGTTCACGTAACAGCAGAGGATGGAAACGTACCCAAACTGTTTGGGTGATGAAGTCATTTGGTCCGGTTCAGTCTGGTCTGGTCAGGTCTGGTCTGGTCCAGTCCTGTAGATCTAAGGAAggaacagtaaaaaaaaaaaagaaaagagaggaatgtTTCAGTGCATGTGGGTATGTGAatatattgttgtttgtttgtaataaaAAGGACAGGAACTGAGAAACGTGTCGGCTCAAAATAGTCCAGAAGGAGGTTCATTAGTTTTCACCCTGAGCTTCCTGAATGCAGTCTGGGAAGCTGAGTAGTGAAAGCTAACAAGTGTGGTCATTTCTGAACCTGAAGCCAGTtcaacaacagagaaatgagTCAACTTGTGTCTGCGTATGTTTTGGCAAGGCCACGATATCACACCAGTCTTCAACAGTTCATGAGGaagttatttttcatgtcactACTGTCTAtaaactgtttcctgtgtgaACTGATTTCCACTGCGCTCCTTAATTTCTCCGTGAGGAAAACGTTAGCACTGAGCCCTGCCGGGTTTTCCTTCTTGTCTGTCCGTCTCAGTGCCATGGAGAGCCACTCTTTACTCAACCCCAACCTGCAGAGCAGCGAGGGCGTCCTGTCGAGCTTCAGGACCACTTGGCAGGAGTTTGTGGAGGATCTGGGCTTCTGGAGggtcctgctcctgctgctggtcaTCGCTCTCCTCTCCCTGGGGATCGCCTACTACGTCAGCGGGGTCCTGCCTTTCTCCACCAGCCAGCTGGAGCTCGTGCACTGAGGAGGCGACGAACAAGCATGGCATCataacatacacatatataaacaaGTGAAGTTCTGCTCGGAGCTGTTTGTACCACAACACGTccagatttttgtttatttgcagcCCAGGTcccatctttttctttgttgtcacGATAGGGAAACATCATAATGTGTGATTAGCAAAAATAATATATTGCTAAGAAGAAGTGATGCAGAAGAGCAAAAGTCGGCTCCTCCTTTAGAAAACCGACTTGCAGGCTTGAGTTGATTCATAGAAGGACCTGAAAGTGTCAACTCATTCGGGGACTGAAAAAGTTGTTTCAGTGTTGTGATGGCGTCCCCTGAAAGGTGAAATGACAGGATGTGACACGTCAGTGAGATAATATTATAGCAGCACATTTCCTTATTTCCATAGCCTCTGTTACAAGCTGTATATCGCCAGTATTTTTGTACCTTTCATTTGCTTCCTTATCTGATCTTTCAGTTGTGTTATTTATCAAATATCTT
This window harbors:
- the ankrd46b gene encoding ankyrin repeat domain-containing protein 46; protein product: MSYVFINDSSQTNVPLLQACIDGDLPFAKRLLETGCDPNIRDNRGRTGLHLAAARGNVDICRLLHKFGADLLATDYQGNTALHLCGHVDTIQFLVSNGLKIDICNHNGSTPLVLAKRRGVNKDAIRLLEGLEEQEVKGFNRGPHSKLESMQMADSESAMESHSLLNPNLQSSEGVLSSFRTTWQEFVEDLGFWRVLLLLLVIALLSLGIAYYVSGVLPFSTSQLELVH